DNA sequence from the Candidatus Cloacimonadaceae bacterium genome:
CAGGGACTTTATATCATTTCCACCTTGCACCGCTTTGTCGGTGAAGAAGATGGACTGGAAGTCATTTTTCGGTATATAACCTTCTTTCATCAATTTCCTCTAATTTGAATTTTCCATGATGCTCACCATCCTCAGAGACGCGGAATGCTGTCAAGGATTAATTCGGTGAAGGTCGTGACATTGGGGTGGGGAATTCCGATTTCCCACAGTTTAACAAACCACAGCCGAATTGGAGTTCGGTATCCATAATCTCATGGAACGCCACCTCATGGAACGCCGACGTCCCCGTCGGCGACACGAAAAGATACTATCCCCCTCGGCAATTGTAGCGATGAACTTGAAACATCTGCAAATCTGTAAACCATCCTCAAATCCGTAACCGATCCTGCGGACAGGAACCGACGGGGACGTCGGTAATTCCATAGGCGCATAGCCGAGGCTGCGATTCTGGTTGACAAATAAAGTGTATTATATTTAATCGCGCGCTACTCATCGTATAGAGGAGACGAAAAATGAACTCGTATATAATCGTGGGCGGGACGATCCTCACCTTTGACCGGAAAAGCCCTGTTTTGGAACACCACGCGGTGCTTGTAGCCGATGGAAAGATACTGCGCATTGCACCAGAGGCGGAGCTTTCGCTTTTGAAATATGAGCGTTTTGACGCCGCGGGCAAGATCGTCATGCCGGGTTTGATCAACGCACATCATCATTTTTATTCCACTTTGGTGACCGGTCTCGGCAAATCGGCACCGTCCAAAAATTTCATTGAAGTGCTGGAAAACCTCTGGTGGCGATTGGATAAAAAGCTGCTTTTGGAGGACGTCCATGCCAGTGCTTTGATTTCCGCATTAGGAGCCATTCGGCATGGCTGCACCACGATTATCGACCATCACGCCAGCCCATTTTCCATCCCCGGTTCGCTCTCTCAAATCGCCAAAGCGGTGAAAGAAACCGGCATTCGCGCCAATCTCTGCTATGAAGTCTCGGATCGCGATGGTCCTGAAAAAGCGCATGAAGGCATTGTGGAAAATGCTGAGTGGATAGCATCCTGCGGTCTAAGCCGCGATCCGATGCTGAAAGGGCTATTTGGCATGCACGCCGCTTTCACGCTTGGGGATGAAACTTTGCACACGATCGCCGATCAGGTGCAAAAGTTGAACTGCGGCACACATATCCATGCCGCCGAAGCGGAATCCGACGAAAGATTCAACATCGAACATTATGGCAAACGCGTGGTGGAACGGCTCAACGACTTTGGACTCATCAATGCCAATTCCATCCTCGCCCATGGAGTCCATCTCAACGCCCGCGAGATGATCCTTGCGGCAGAAAAAGGCGCCGCGATCGTCACTAATCCGCAATCAAACTTGAACAATGCCGTTGGCATCGCGGACGTCTGCAAGATGGAAGAGTTGGGGCTCTGCGTTGGTCTCGGAACCGACGCCATGACCGTGAATATGTTGCAGGAATTGCGAGTGGGCATCTGGGCGCAACACCTGAGACAGAACAATCCCGCCCGGGGCTTTATGGAACTGGCTTCCACGCTGCTTTTCAACAATCCCCTGATCGCGCAGAAGTATTGGGGTGCCGGACATGGAACCCTCGCCGAAGGCAGCGCTGCCGATATCATATTTATCGATTATGATCCCCATACTCCGCTGAACGAGGAAACCTGGCTGGGACACATAGTCTATGGCATCGCCGAAGCCGTGGTGGACACCACCATCTGTGCGGGAAAAGTGCTGATGTGGAACAAACAATTGATGTTGGATCTGGACGAAGAGGAAGCCCGCAAGCGCTCCCGCTCGTTAGCAGCATCCTTGTGGGACAGATTTTAAGGAGCTCGCAATGTATCAGGAAATATTATCCTGCGCCAGACGCTATGAATCAGAAAGCACGCGCTATCTGCTTGAGATGGTACGCATTCCGGCGTTTTCCACGCTTGAAAAAGATGTGGTGGAATATATAAAGAAGGAAATGCTTGCAGCCGGCTTTGACGATGCCTGGATCGACGGGCTTGGAAACGTGATCGGAAAACTCGGGCGCGGCGATCGCATCATCGCTTTCGATGCGCATATCGATACCGTCTATCCTGGCGACGAATCGCTCTGGGATTTTCCGCCCTTCGAAGCTCACGTCAAGGATGGAAAGGTCTGGGGACGCGGATCGGTCGATCAGGAAGGCGGGATGGCATCGATGCTCACCGCGGCAAGAATCATCAAAGACCTCAAGCTCAACGATAAATTTACGATCTACTTCACCGGCACCGTCATGGAAGAAGATTGTGACGGACTTTGCTGGCAATATATCATCAAAGAGGGAAAGATCGTCCCGGAAATGGTCGTTATCACCGAACCGACCAACATGAATATCTATCGCGGACACCGTGGACGCATGGAGATGATGGTCAATGTCAAGGGTCTTTCCTGTCACGGTTCCGCACCGGAAAGAGGAGACAACGCCATCTATAAGATCAGCCGTATCGCTTTGGAAATAGAGAAATTGCACGAACGTCTCCAGCAGGACGATTTCCTTGG
Encoded proteins:
- the ssnA gene encoding putative aminohydrolase SsnA, giving the protein MNSYIIVGGTILTFDRKSPVLEHHAVLVADGKILRIAPEAELSLLKYERFDAAGKIVMPGLINAHHHFYSTLVTGLGKSAPSKNFIEVLENLWWRLDKKLLLEDVHASALISALGAIRHGCTTIIDHHASPFSIPGSLSQIAKAVKETGIRANLCYEVSDRDGPEKAHEGIVENAEWIASCGLSRDPMLKGLFGMHAAFTLGDETLHTIADQVQKLNCGTHIHAAEAESDERFNIEHYGKRVVERLNDFGLINANSILAHGVHLNAREMILAAEKGAAIVTNPQSNLNNAVGIADVCKMEELGLCVGLGTDAMTVNMLQELRVGIWAQHLRQNNPARGFMELASTLLFNNPLIAQKYWGAGHGTLAEGSAADIIFIDYDPHTPLNEETWLGHIVYGIAEAVVDTTICAGKVLMWNKQLMLDLDEEEARKRSRSLAASLWDRF
- a CDS encoding YgeY family selenium metabolism-linked hydrolase, producing MYQEILSCARRYESESTRYLLEMVRIPAFSTLEKDVVEYIKKEMLAAGFDDAWIDGLGNVIGKLGRGDRIIAFDAHIDTVYPGDESLWDFPPFEAHVKDGKVWGRGSVDQEGGMASMLTAARIIKDLKLNDKFTIYFTGTVMEEDCDGLCWQYIIKEGKIVPEMVVITEPTNMNIYRGHRGRMEMMVNVKGLSCHGSAPERGDNAIYKISRIALEIEKLHERLQQDDFLGKGSICVTQVFFTGPSQCAVPDSASIALDRRLTFGETKESAVAEVLEACCLAGHPEAEVEVLTYAEAAFTGLVYPTEKYFPTWVTPLDSPWLKSAVQCYKQVLGREPKVDKWTFSTNGVAISGLHGIPCIGLGPGNEVFAHAPNEACPIEHLTEAAAFYAALVYELNR